In Neisseria animalis, a single window of DNA contains:
- a CDS encoding DUF4376 domain-containing protein has product MNTQIQWTKPVCQLDSEGIYIGQTEAELDVYAKDGSYLVPGGCIEAEAPSEIPAGKAAKWNGEGWDFIDDHRGQTAYDTATGEAVIIEKAGALSDGLTLELRPSECHKWNAKKKQWQPDPDKQAAKKATLQAAAWERIKTRRSEAVQSGVYVASVQKWFHSDAPSRQQYIFLRTLPALPDNLQWKTIDGSFVQMTKPLLDELSMTLLTAEQADFANAERHRTAMLQADKPEEYDFSGGWSAAPDIQTA; this is encoded by the coding sequence ATGAACACCCAAATCCAATGGACCAAACCCGTCTGCCAGCTTGACTCTGAAGGCATTTATATCGGACAAACTGAAGCCGAACTGGACGTTTACGCCAAAGACGGCAGCTATCTTGTCCCCGGAGGCTGCATCGAAGCCGAAGCCCCGTCCGAAATCCCCGCAGGCAAAGCCGCCAAATGGAACGGAGAAGGCTGGGACTTTATCGATGACCACCGCGGCCAAACCGCCTACGACACCGCCACCGGCGAAGCCGTCATCATCGAAAAAGCCGGTGCGCTTTCAGACGGCCTCACGCTCGAGCTGCGCCCGTCGGAGTGTCACAAGTGGAACGCTAAAAAGAAACAGTGGCAGCCCGACCCCGACAAACAGGCCGCCAAAAAAGCCACGCTGCAAGCCGCCGCATGGGAACGCATCAAAACGCGCCGCAGCGAAGCCGTGCAGTCGGGCGTGTACGTCGCATCCGTGCAGAAATGGTTTCACAGCGACGCGCCCAGCCGCCAGCAGTACATCTTTTTACGCACCTTGCCCGCGCTGCCCGACAACCTGCAATGGAAAACCATCGACGGCAGCTTCGTACAGATGACCAAGCCGCTGCTGGACGAACTTTCCATGACGCTTTTAACGGCGGAGCAGGCAGACTTTGCCAACGCCGAACGCCACCGCACCGCCATGTTGCAGGCCGACAAGCCCGAAGAATACGACTTCTCCGGCGGTTGGTCGGCCGCCCCCGATATTCAGACGGCCTGA
- a CDS encoding Com family DNA-binding transcriptional regulator, translated as MQFRCKNCNKLLAVGSGDFEIKCPRCKETNSCRSLTTGNAVEHRDPKGNHECPTIRTPNR; from the coding sequence ATGCAATTCCGTTGCAAAAACTGTAACAAACTGTTGGCCGTCGGCAGCGGCGACTTCGAAATCAAATGCCCGCGCTGCAAGGAAACCAACAGCTGCCGCTCTTTAACAACCGGGAATGCCGTCGAGCATCGTGACCCGAAAGGAAACCATGAATGCCCGACCATCCGAACTCCAAACCGGTAA